TAGGTGAAAACGGTGCGGGCAAGTCAACCTTGATGGGTGTTCTGTTCGGCATGTATCAGCCTGAGCGCGGTGTAGTAAAAGTTAATGGCCAAGAAGTGAAGATTACGAATCCTAATGTCGCTAACCGTTTGGGAATCGGAATGGTGCATCAGCATTTCAAGCTGGTTGAAAACTTCACAGTAACGGAAAACATCATATTGGGCAGTGAGCCGCTTAAAGGCATGGTGCTTGATATTGATAAAGCTGCAAAAAGAATTGAAGAATTATCAAAGCATTACGGTTTGAATGTAGATCCTCATGCGAAAATCGAAGATATTTCAGTAGGTATGCAGCAAAGGGTAGAAATTTTGAAAATGCTTTATCGTGAAGCAGATGTTCTGATTTTGGATGAACCAACTGCTGTACTTACACCAGCAGAAATCGATGAATTGATGAAAATCATGCGTAACCTTATTAATGAAGGTAAGTCTATTATTATTATCACTCATAAACTAAAAGAAATTAAGGCCGTTGCGGACCGTTGTACAGTCATTCGCCGCGGAAAAGGAATTGGGACTGTCAATGTGGCAGAAACCAGTGAGGCTAGTCTTGCCGAAATGATGGTCGGACGTCATGTCTCTTTCAAAGTGGATAAGAAAGAAAGTACTCCTGGTGAAGTAGTACTTAAAATAGATTCTTTATCAGTAAAAAATAATCGAAAAGTTATGGGATTGAAAGATTTTTCATTGGAAGTCCGTGCTGGGGAAATAGTCGGGATTGCCGGGGTAGAAGGCAATGGACAAACAGAACTTGTTGAAGCGATCACTGGCTTGAGGAAAGCTGAGTCTGGGACTGTTCTGGTCGGAGGAGAAGATATCACAAACCTACCAATCCGCCAAAGAAATGAAAAAGGCATTAGCCATATACCAGAGGACAGACAAAAACGCGGTCTTGTTCTTGATTACTCACTTGTTTCAAACATGGTTCTTCAAATTTACAACAAACAGCCTTTCTCTAAGCGTGGATTATTAAACTTCTCAGCAATGAAAGCGTATGCTCAAAATATCATCACCAATTTCGATGTGCGATCAGGTGAAGGTGCTGCATCGATTGCCAGGACTCTTTCCGGTGGTAACCAGCAAAAAGCAATCATCGGTCGTGAACTTGAACTTGATCCGAAGCTTTTGATTGCTGTACAGCCGACTCGCGGATTGGATGTTGGCTCCATTGAATACATCCATAAACGGATTATTGAGCATCGCGACAAAGGGAACGCGGTATTGCTGATTTCTTTGGAGCTTGATGAAGTTCTTCAGCTTTCAGACCGCATAGCCATCGTCAATAATGGTGAGCTAGTAGGCGAGGTAATCGCGTCGGAAACAAACGAAAATGAAGTTGGTCTTATGATGGCAGGCGTGGCTAAGGAGAGAAGCATATGAGAAATACCATCGTATCTTTAATATCCATTATTCTAGGTCTTGTGGCCGGAGGCATTCTGATGCTTTTCATCGGCAGCAATCCGATTGAAGGTTATTCCTATTTGCTTCAAGGTGCGCTGAAAAATCTAGAGCGTATCGGTAATACTTTGGCAACAGCAACTCCTCTTATATTCACTGGTTTATCTGTGGCTTTTGCTTTCCGTACAGGACTCTTTAACATCGGGGCATCAGGACAGATGCTGGTTGGGGGCCTTGCTGCTACTGCAGTCGCCCTGACTTTTGATTTTTCCAGGCCAATCCTTTTATTGGTCATGGTCCTTGCAGGACTTGTAGCAGGGGCACTATGGGCATTCATTCCAGGTTTACTGAAGGCAAAGTTCAATGTTCATGAAGTTGTATCGACAATCATGATGAACTGGATTGCCTACTGGACGATTTACTATGTCGTACCAGGTTATTTCAAGGGAGAATTCCTTGAAACAGAATCAAAAAAACTTGCTGAATCAGATACTTTAAGAACTCCATTTTTAACAGAAATGTTCGATGGGTCTTATATTAACTTAGGCCTTTTCTTTGCAGTCATTGCCGTAATCATTATTGCTTTCATCATCGACAAGACAACGCTTGGTTTTGAATTGAAGGCAGTCGGATTCAATAGATTTGCTGCAGAATATGCAGGTATGAAAGTAAACCGCAACATCATTCTATCTATGTTGATTTCAGGCGCTCTTGCAGGAGTCGGCGGGGTAGCATTGTATACAGGAAATGCTTCAAGCATTCAAATCGGTATTCTGCCTGCACAAGGTTACGATGGCATCGCGGTTGCTCTTCTAGGTGCAAACCACCCTGTTGGCGTATTCTTCGCAGCAGTGCTGTTCGGGATTCTTTACTCTGGTACTGGATTCATGAATGCTATGACTGAAATTCCACCTGAATTGGCAAATACGATCATTGCGATCATCATTTACTTTGCTGCTACGAGTGTAATGATTGAGCGTTTGCTGAACAAATTCAAGGCAAAAAAATCAAACAAAGATAAAAGTGGTCCTGTAGTCGAGAAGGGAGATTCATAAGATGTGGTCAATAATAGAACAAATTTTTCCTTACGCGATTATCTTTACCATTCCTCTTCTTATTACGGCACTCGGCGGACTTTTTAGTGAAAGAAGCGGTATTGTAAATATTGCCCTCGAGGGTTTGATGGTCATTGGTGCTTTCTCTGGCGCACTATCCATCCATTACCTGAGCGGCGTATTGGACAACCACACTTTGGTCCTCTGGCTTGGATTGCTGGCTGCTATAATTGCTGGTATGCTTTTCTCTATCTTGCATGCGTTTGCGAGTATAAACTTGAATGCCAATCAGATTATCAGTGGTACGGCAATCAATCTAATTGCCACTGCACTAACGGTGTTCCTTGCACGTAATATGACTGGAAGTGGAAACATCCGAATCTCAAGCGGTTTCTCACCGTCTAACGTTCCATTCCTTTCGGATATTCCAGTGATTGGAGATTTGTTTTTCACAAAAACATATCCAACAACATGGTTTGTATTAGTCATCCTTTTTGTAAGTTCATTCATCTTATATAAAACGAAGTTTGGTCTTCGTTTACGTTCATGTGGTGAATTCCCTCAGGCTGCTGAAGCAGCAGGGATCAATGTAAGAAGAGTCCGTTACAGCGGCGTTCTAATTTCAGGAGCATTCGCCGGATTGGGCGGCGCATTAATCATTGTCACACAGTCAGGTGAATTCACAGGAACTGTCGCAGGTCTGGGCTTCCTGGCGTTGGCTTCCTTGATTTTTGGACAATGGAAACCACTAGGCGTGTTGGCAGCGACTTTCTTCTTCGGATTTGCCAGTACGATTGCGAACGTGTCACAAGTAATTCCAGAGTTGGCTGTCATTCCGCCAATCTTATTGAAGATTTTCCCTTATGTAGTGACATTAATTGCGCTCGTGATCTTCTCCAAGTCATCACAAGCACCAAAAGCTGTTGGGGAAACATTCGACAGCGGAAAACGTTAATAGTGCTACTGCTAAAAGAGGTACCTCGATTGGGTGCCTCTTTTAATTTTATGGACTAAAATACACATCAAGAGTATTTTCATAAGAATTTGAACATTCTTTTTAGATTAAATCTTCCATATGTGTTAATATTAAGGAAAAGTTTGCTAAAAATAATATCGTTCAGAGGGCATGCACATGAAGCTATCATTATATATGGATGATCGTGAAACGGAAAAAATCTTTT
This portion of the Mesobacillus sp. S13 genome encodes:
- a CDS encoding ABC transporter ATP-binding protein → MSYVVEMLNIRKEFPGIVANDNVTLTLKKGEIHALLGENGAGKSTLMGVLFGMYQPERGVVKVNGQEVKITNPNVANRLGIGMVHQHFKLVENFTVTENIILGSEPLKGMVLDIDKAAKRIEELSKHYGLNVDPHAKIEDISVGMQQRVEILKMLYREADVLILDEPTAVLTPAEIDELMKIMRNLINEGKSIIIITHKLKEIKAVADRCTVIRRGKGIGTVNVAETSEASLAEMMVGRHVSFKVDKKESTPGEVVLKIDSLSVKNNRKVMGLKDFSLEVRAGEIVGIAGVEGNGQTELVEAITGLRKAESGTVLVGGEDITNLPIRQRNEKGISHIPEDRQKRGLVLDYSLVSNMVLQIYNKQPFSKRGLLNFSAMKAYAQNIITNFDVRSGEGAASIARTLSGGNQQKAIIGRELELDPKLLIAVQPTRGLDVGSIEYIHKRIIEHRDKGNAVLLISLELDEVLQLSDRIAIVNNGELVGEVIASETNENEVGLMMAGVAKERSI
- a CDS encoding ABC transporter permease, which gives rise to MRNTIVSLISIILGLVAGGILMLFIGSNPIEGYSYLLQGALKNLERIGNTLATATPLIFTGLSVAFAFRTGLFNIGASGQMLVGGLAATAVALTFDFSRPILLLVMVLAGLVAGALWAFIPGLLKAKFNVHEVVSTIMMNWIAYWTIYYVVPGYFKGEFLETESKKLAESDTLRTPFLTEMFDGSYINLGLFFAVIAVIIIAFIIDKTTLGFELKAVGFNRFAAEYAGMKVNRNIILSMLISGALAGVGGVALYTGNASSIQIGILPAQGYDGIAVALLGANHPVGVFFAAVLFGILYSGTGFMNAMTEIPPELANTIIAIIIYFAATSVMIERLLNKFKAKKSNKDKSGPVVEKGDS
- a CDS encoding ABC transporter permease, with translation MWSIIEQIFPYAIIFTIPLLITALGGLFSERSGIVNIALEGLMVIGAFSGALSIHYLSGVLDNHTLVLWLGLLAAIIAGMLFSILHAFASINLNANQIISGTAINLIATALTVFLARNMTGSGNIRISSGFSPSNVPFLSDIPVIGDLFFTKTYPTTWFVLVILFVSSFILYKTKFGLRLRSCGEFPQAAEAAGINVRRVRYSGVLISGAFAGLGGALIIVTQSGEFTGTVAGLGFLALASLIFGQWKPLGVLAATFFFGFASTIANVSQVIPELAVIPPILLKIFPYVVTLIALVIFSKSSQAPKAVGETFDSGKR